The window GGTCGGGACTTTCACCTGAAGAGCAAAATACAGAAGAGACTCTTGTTAAGACTTTAATCCTTTTGGAAACCTGAGAAACATTTATCATCCCCTTGCTCTGAATTTTTAAACGATTTCGGTTTTAACAAATAGCAGATTGTCATCAGGACATTATTTGGTGTTCTTCCTGCTACTTTCAAAATATAAAGGTGACTTCATCGCCTTTGTAGCTTTATTGGCTAGAGGTGTCAAATAAGTCAGAGGTAGTATTTATCTACTTCCCCCCACATACTAAATTCTTCTAAATTAGAATCAAGAAGACTCAAATTAGAAAAATCAGCTTAACAAAAATGATCACCCAAACTCTGTTCTCCATCCattacagtttacagaccaTTTTACAGGTTCAGTTTCACCCACTGTACTTAAACATAGTTGGCTTTGCACACAGCtttcctgtgcaatgagggattattacaTTACAGCTACACTTACTTTTGGTTTTAACTTGACATAAAGTGGTTTAAGTTATCTGGTTAATATGTTGGCGTGTTTACAacctgtttgattgacagcttgtCCTTTGTTGCAGCCATGTTGCTTTGTTCCAAGGTCTCAGGATTTAAACTCTAACAATAAGATTTGAGTTGTAAcgaaccaaaaaataaaaagaactgCAACTGCTTTAAGCTTGACTTTGTGTCAGGTACAATACAATGGTAATAAGTCTGAGTGTGTCAATTTTCTCAAACCACTCCTGCAGCATAATCCATTTCTTTATCAGTATGCTCATTGTGTTCCaaagtttaatattttggaGTGGTGAAAGACTGCTTTTGCTTGTTGTTAATGAATCCATAAGGGTGATTAattcatgaaaaagaaaaaggagaaatttAATTggcatgttttcatatttggGCCTCGGTAGGCTCGATTTTGAGTCAAAAGGCTTGGAAGAgttgtgattgttttatttccactgcaaaacatctgcatttctattgtatatatatatatatatatatatatatatatgtatatatatatatatatataaaaatttaaatagaACTCTGTAAAGAAATTCCTTTTGAAAATCCACTTTTGATTGAAACATGGACTCTCTCTTGCTGTTGTCTAGGTGTGGCAGTGTGGTGGGAGTATGGAAGTCCTGCCATGTGCCAGAGTGGCTCACATCGAGCGCACCAAGAAACCCTACAACAATGACATAGATTACTACGCTAAGCGCAATGCCCTGCGGGCTGCTGAGGTGTGGATGGATGAATACAAATCCCACGTCTACATGGCCTGGAACATTCCCATGAATGTAAGTTCTTTTCTGTCTGAGATCACTCCCTCACTCAATCCCCTAGCTCCCGTTGCCCCCTGTACTCCATTCTCACTTGCTCATTCAGACATGCAGTCCGGGTCTCAAGAGACACAAGTCAATAGAAATTCAAAATTCAGATTTCTTCCCACTTGACCTTGACACTGGTGGCAGAATAAAGGCAGAGCAAAGAAGCAGTGGAGTCTCACTCCAAACAGATGAGAGAGGTGCACCAAGTGAATGAGAGGAGCCTTATGTCCAATCAGTCTATTTTCATGCATGTCACTTTAGCTTAATTGCTTTCAAGGGTCTTTTGAGATGGGCTGCAAAATAATAAGCTACTTTCATTAATAAAGAGTTTAATATTGAATCCTAATTGCCTCTTCAGCCATGCAGAATGAGATGATTGTCAGTGAAGGACATCAGAGAAGACCTCTGAACACTCCCCAAAACATTACACTGCTGTTCATAACAAAATTATACTGGGCAGTGTAGCAGTGACACGGAGTTGTGATACGCTGATGATGCCTGTGTGTTGTCTAGAAATTTGGCACAAATACCATTACATGAGAACTCACTAAATGCAGGTAGGAAATGCCAACTGGGGAAATATGTGTGTGCCATGGGTGTGCATTATGGAGACATGTTGGGTGGGAGGGGGAGCAACTTTGACAAACTAGCCAATCAGGCCACATCCCTTCTCCAGTGTAATTACAAACACAGTGGCATGGCACGTTATTACCCCGGCTGTCCCGTGGCGCAGAGTTATTTTGTGTACAGTACAAAGACATAATGCTACGGTTATTCCATCTACCCCCTTATTGTGTAAGGTACCCACTGAGAGCACAATTACTTTGGTGAGGGAGGGCTTTATGATTCACCACAGTGGCCAGCCCCAAGTCCAAATACCAAACAACATCTAGCTGgaaattaaatgcatttgttAGTGTCGTTTTatggatacaaaaaaaaaaaaaaaaaaaaggaaagtggaCATTTCCAATTAGAATTAATTATAGACAGATGTTGAAAGCAGGTTCAGCAGCTGGCTGTAGCCTCCAACAAAGAGGGGGAAACTGATGAGTAGTATTTGCCTGGAAACACTGTCCGGTAATAATACAACTGTGTGTGTCcagatatatgtgtgtatgtgtctttgaATCAGTCTTTGTCAAGGGAAGGCCATTGTTGTTTCATATGCATGTACTATATATTTACTGTGACAAAACAGggtatgtgtttatttgcatattcatgcaTATTCAcacagtgtactgtatatacacatactgatATACAAGTATTATTAAGCTACATAAATTAAATGGCCTAATATTTCTTACTGAATTATTAGGAGAATAAAGCATCTCTAAGCCAGACAACATGAAGATATATAGTATAAACAATGTAAAGTCCACAGTGGCTGCagcccacaaacacacatactaaGCAAAAAGAGAGGCTGCACAGTTTATGCAAAGTTTTTGCACACTGTGTAGtgcacgcactcacacacacactattacgTTGCTATGCAACACAGTGGTGGTCAATGGTCTCCTCTGGAGAATGAGTTGCAACCATTAGtgagtttgttgttgtattCACCTGTCTGAGTAGCATTCTGTGAGCTTTGTGCATGTTGAAGTCCTCCACTATCTACTCTATGCTAAACTTCTTTGCTTAGTCATTCTCAGTGTATAATATAGTTTGAGTCACACAGTCACATCCCATAGTCACAAGTGTGGCAGGGATTGTCAAAGACATAAGAAAGGTCGTGCACACCTCACTGAAGGTAGAAGTTCCTAAGTGATCAtagacaaatacaaataatatgaaaaacataaaaaaaaacaactatcaCAGTAATTGTAGTGTAAATGTAATTCATAATTCTAATTAAGAgtaattttgtctttgtttttttgcaatttgCTGACAGAACCCAGGGGTTGATTTTGGGGATGTCTCTGAGCGTTTGGCCTTAAGGAAGAGACTCCAGTGTCGGAATTTCCGCTGGTACCTTGAACACGTCTACCCAGAGATGCGGATCTACAACAACACCATCACATATGGCGAGGTGAGAAAGATACTTGCTAACAGGATTACTGGCAATACTCAACATGTAAATTCTACTGTATCATCATCTGTAATTCTATTACAGAGCTGTGGTTTAAAGAGAATGCATACAGGATGGCAGATAATTtgataaatacacaaaattttATGGTGAGAACTACTAGCTGTGCATTATCTGGATCTTTTTTGTGGCAGTCTTTATTGAAAAACATTTGTCTGCAGCACAGCTATCAGCAGCTAGTGATATCTCTTTAGTTGGAACAAAACTATTTGCATATATGCATTgatcaaacacaaactgatgaGTACAGATAAACAGTCAGGCATCATCACAGTGACAGGCTTATACTCTCCACATTAAAGATTACACTTTAAAGATAATATAAATGAATTCACTATATCCAGTTTAAGGTAAAGGTATCTTGTTGCTATAGCAATGCAGCATCACCACACAGGATTAGACGCAATTTCCTCATAATGAGTTTTAATTAAACACTTATTAGTTTTCCATTCCAACTTGATTGTTTTGAGCATGGCTGCGCACTCAGCACAGTGGGGGAAGAAAACAGGATTATGACAGGTTGAAGAATTGAACACACTCCAGAGTCAGATACTATTTTGAGGTATGTAGAAACACAAAATTTTTACCCATATCAATTTCAACAATGGAAAATGGAGGAACAGAGGAAAATCTAAGTGGTCTGCAAATGCAATGTCAGAGCACATAAAATTATCCTCAAGATTCATCAAAGCTCTGTGATTTTACCACTGCCTTTGTTTCCCCTGCCACTTGTTTTGGCTCTGGCACCCAGCTAATAGATTCCTCAGAATGGCAGCCACTTAAGTGGCACTATTTCAGATCTGTCGACACGCTGGGTAACAGTTACCTTGTGTTGCCACATGGCTGCCACAGCGGAAGTGAGTCTCATCTGTCACTGAGCATCAGCGCTGCACTCGGCCATGCTGACCAGACCAGCAGGGTGGAACCTTCCCTGACAACAGCACATGATAGATATGTCACAACCTGGAAATGAAGCCATACGCATTCAAATCACACAGAACCGAAGCTCATGCTCAGTGCACACCACCATCTTGGGGCctggaggagaggcagaggcagaACTGGGACTGGTCCCTGCATGATGATATCCTATCATGGCCCAGGCATCACTATGGGATAATAGAAATCACTGTTGTGTGAACAAGCCACAATGGATCTGGTAGAGAAGAGGCAGTGTAACATGCACTCAGGAATGAAAGTGTGGGTCAGTTTCAAGGGAACAGAGCCATCCCAAATAAACAAAGGGAATTGATTTGCTTTCTGTTTAAATTCTGCAGCAAATGTAACTACAGCAGGACCACCTGGTAGGCAAGATGTACCTTATGAGCAGTTGGAGCAAATCCTTCAACACCATGTTACACCAGAGTTTGACTCCTACAAGCTTCAATACTGATACATATTTTCTAGGGTTGAAGCAAGTTGTAGCTAATATTTAAGGATAAAATTCAGGATATTTAAATTTTACCACtttcatgtaaaatattttatatgttcaagattcagtgtttctggtgattttttttaattaatttttaattatctTATCTCAGTTCAATTATCATCTTGGGGAGGTGTAAATTGAACAGTTTTTTCTATTAAAAGCCATGCTACTGAAATAACCGAATGAGAGAAATGAGATCCTCCCCTCCATCATAATTTGTGCAATAATTAATGTCCAATTTTAGAATTCAAGgcatagttcaacattttgggaaatatgttatTCAcattcttgccaagagttagatgagaagatcaatacaacTGTAATGTACACTAAAAAttaagctacagccaggagatgTCTAGTCAAGcttagaaaagagaaaagagaaagagaaaaggaagcagaggaaaacagctagcatgtgactgtacaaaagttaaaaaacaaaaatccaccTACAGGGGGTTCtatgctggactatttcttgtgCAATAACTTCCTTCCTGGAGAAAATGAACAGATAATATTCTCATCtaacactcaaaaaaaaacacacaaaatgaataaacatatttcccaaatgtcaaaatattactttaaaatgCTCCCTGGAAAACAACCTTTAATCCTGATGGCTATGCACCTGCCATCTAACATACTAGAACCCcctctcttgtctctttctAACTCCCAAAGTAGTTGCTCCTTGAAAAAAATTCAAGCAGTCTTAAAGTAACAGTACCTCCTGTTGTGTCTTACAGGTGAGGAACAGCAAGGCTAGCGGCTACTGCCTGGACCAGGGCTCAGAGGATGACGACAAAGCCATCCTCTACCCCTGCCATGGCATGTCCTCCCAGGTAAGACCACACCCATGAGCCGTTTGTGTGTTCATattcagaaaatgtaaatagttGTGCTTGGTTTCATAAATCAACATATTCTGCAGTAACACTTGTGAACTCTCTTCAGGTTGATGTGATTCAAGGTTCTCTTCAAGCCCCCAAGGAGTTAAATTGCATTTTACTCAATAACTGTTGGTGGAAATAGCACtagagagaaaaataattgCCTGATTGCTTCTCATGGAACAGATCTATAGACTCCCACACACATCACTACTAAAGCTTTTAAGTGATATAGTCAAGAGCTAAAACACACTGAGGGTTGATTATAATATGATACCCCAAATCACCTTGTAAATGCAGTGAATTATAAATCTATATGTGAGCTACGTAGATGGAAGTAAACGTGTGTATTCAGTCAGGATGCACATACCCACAAGATGTTTTCAGTTCCCTTCTTTCTGATTTTAACCACATCTGAGGTTGATTTGAGTGGATTTATGCTTGAAAGCTGTTCCAAGTCAACAAACTTTGCACTTCTAAGAATCATAAAGGTGTAAATTGTCTCGCACTATCAGgtgcaacaataacaacaacaacaaaaaaacaggaggtTCAGGTAGATGACAGTGTAACATGGTCTTAACACACCCACGCATTGTATATCCTGAACCTGTGTGGGTGTACCTTGTGTCAAAGACTTATAATGGatgtaaatattgaaaaagaaagaaacacaaataaagtgATTATATGTAATATAACTTGACATAAAGCTGGATGCTCCTACTGCAGCCCTGTCATTCTATGCTCAAAATGCATTTATCCAAAGCATAAAGGTTTGGCTCATATGAATATGAAGTAATCCATGTGCATCAGTCATAGTAAATAGTATAACTCTTCAAATTTTTCCATTCAGAGAGGAACATAAGGCTGCGTCTTGCCTCCTCTCTTATTCAATTAGCACTTAAACCTCCTGCAGAGTCGATAAGGATTCAGAACAAATTCTGAGTATTACAGTTGGAGAGTATGAAATTAGATTAAAAACGCACACAGATGATATGTTGCCActtattaaaaaatgtgaaaaacatcagTCAACATGCCTAATTGCAGTTCTGTGCTACTCTACATCTgcatttaaatacacaaaatctGGAATTGCATTGCTTTTAAATACACAGGTTTGCTCAGGTTTATTCCCCAAAACAAGACTTGATTTGATCAAAATGATTGTTATGACAAATATTACATTTGATGACTGTTGATGTACCATTCTCATCTATAGATGTCTTAcatttcagatttattttgttttgtttttttctaataatgaatttaaatgaattatgCAAATGAATTCAAGTAATTTAGACTTTCTAGCAGCTAAGAAGAAGAGCAATGTGTCTTTGAAATCAATCAGTGAAGGAGGTTTATTGCAAAGTTGCACTCTCACAACCATCTAGCATCCAGAATGTactgtttttgtacagatgatAGTACGTTTTGATAAATAGGTCTCACTAGGCACTGGTATTTTTTTGATGGTATAAGAGAgcagttggaaaaaaaagtacaacTGAGCAAAGCATCGCCATTTCCAGTGGCTCTATTGGAGCTGCTCAGCAGGAAAGACTAGAAAACTGGGGCACTCCCAGGTGAGAGTGCATGTAATTATATGAATATACAGTAGCTGCTGAAAAAAGAATCGATTTGTTCAACATAACCTTTACTTGAATAGATACAAGGACAAATTGCACTGTGGGTGGGAGACTGTTGTCTTggtattttttgtgtgtattttcctTTTGTGCAGTGAAACAAAAGCCAAACCGGAGGAAAAATCCTGCAAATACTATTCATGTATCATTTTTCTTACATCTCCCACTTTTCCAAACCACTTCTCCAGCCGGTGAGCAACATGTTCATTATCTGTCACATGAGAGAATATAAAAAGgaggccagcagcagcagcagcagcagctcaccggcctctcctcttttctccttcagTGAGAGCTCCATGGGGTCCAGTAATGTAAAGCTTCACTGACTCTTTTAATCCCGATCCCCTGGGGAAATAAACAAATGGAGatgaattttgtgtttttgtatcatTAGATTACTGTGATGACCGACATTACTGAGAGCGGGACGAATTCAATTTTGTGGGACGCTGTGATTTTGCATTCCTTTTACCATTGCTCCTTTTacttatgaaaaaaatataattgcCCAGAATAAATCTTTATTGTGCTTGTGAGGAATGAGTCTCTCTGCTGCCTCTCCCAGTGGAAATTTAAATCATGGATAATGTCTCACCTTTGTCCAATAGTATAATGCAGTGGAAGCATGCTGAAGGAGCTACAAAGCCTGCCTCGTTGCTCTATATGTGCACACTACCGCTTAGTCGGTTTAagtaaataacacatttttttacttggattttctgttgatgagaTTTGAGTTTCACCTTTTGTTGGCTAATACTACTTCTGCCAACTACTAATACTGTCAACTGTTACTATCAATATATCACTGATTATGACTTACAGCAAAACTACAGTATTCTCTATCATGGGACAAGGAATCCCAACTATGTATGGTGCACTAGGGTGTGCATGGTGCAGATGGACACCTTCAGCACTGCTCATGCTGTGGGGCCCCTTAAGTCCTCATATATTGGTTTATGTGAAGGCTGGACGCTCACTCAGACTCCCATGTTACACCACACTCTAGTGCCACACGGAGAGGACATGTGATACGTCCCAAGCCAAGCCCTTCATTTGCCATAATCTGTGGCATAAATGTACTCATAACTTCCTGGTGGAGCAAGGTACTGGAAAGGTAGAAATGTGGAGATTACAACCCAATACCATGTACAAACAAAGCATCTTATATTTACATTGTCACAGCGTTGCACCATTAATGAGATCATTAAGAAACTCGTGATTAGCTTGACCTCCAAAAAGTGGCTCCAAAACTTTCCAGATGCCAGGAATGCAATGGAGCGTCTAATGTTGCTGCAGAGGCACAGGCTAATTGGCTTGGCAGAATCATTTCCTTGCGTTAATTATTTGTTATGGTcccattttaaatgtgttagCGTATAAAAGGCTGCCAGACTGAGCTGTAAACAGGTATTAGTGAGGATTATGTGGGTTTTTTCTTGTGCCCAGTCATAGTTTACACCATGGATAAATCTGCTTACAGCGTTATAACCCCGAAAGACCTAAGATAGCAACACAAAATGCCATGAGAATTCTTAATCAAACAGCCTGTAATAATGACCTTTAGGCTACCACCTTCAGAAAAATAGTTCTGCATTATGTGT is drawn from Thunnus albacares chromosome 2, fThuAlb1.1, whole genome shotgun sequence and contains these coding sequences:
- the galnt9 gene encoding polypeptide N-acetylgalactosaminyltransferase 9 isoform X3, translating into MIGCSFVVDREYFGEIGLLDPGMEVYGGENIELGMRVWQCGGSMEVLPCARVAHIERTKKPYNNDIDYYAKRNALRAAEVWMDEYKSHVYMAWNIPMNNPGVDFGDVSERLALRKRLQCRNFRWYLEHVYPEMRIYNNTITYGEVRNSKASGYCLDQGSEDDDKAILYPCHGMSSQLARYSTEGLLQLGPLGSTTFLPDTKCLVDDGRGRTPSLKKCDAVSRISQRLWDFTQNGPIISRDTGRCLEVEMSKDANFGLRLVVQRCSGQKWMIRNWIKHPRH